Proteins encoded by one window of Candidatus Zixiibacteriota bacterium:
- a CDS encoding toll/interleukin-1 receptor domain-containing protein has translation MAFSTFISYSTRDLPLANQTKVLLEQSGSHVFLAEYSVLPGSGLSAEIIRAIKNCDLFLLLWSRNSQSSEWVPQEIGIAKGADKPILPVVLDSSAKLQGFLKDLKYLPYYEDPGKALAWLHQNVFSRVKKKEQTDGLLWLGIGTAVIWLVAQRE, from the coding sequence ATGGCCTTTTCAACTTTCATCAGCTACTCAACTCGCGATCTCCCACTGGCGAACCAAACTAAAGTGCTGCTTGAGCAGTCAGGCTCTCATGTCTTTCTCGCCGAGTACTCGGTGCTGCCGGGCTCGGGCCTCAGTGCAGAGATCATAAGAGCGATCAAGAACTGTGATTTGTTCCTTCTGCTTTGGAGTAGGAACTCTCAATCATCAGAATGGGTGCCACAGGAAATAGGAATTGCTAAAGGTGCAGACAAGCCAATTCTTCCTGTGGTACTCGACAGTAGTGCGAAGCTCCAAGGTTTCCTCAAGGATCTGAAGTACTTGCCATACTATGAGGACCCAGGAAAGGCGCTTGCATGGCTTCACCAAAACGTCTTCAGCCGGGTCAAGAAAAAGGAGCAAACCGATGGTTTGTTATGGCTCGGCATTGGCACGGCGGTGATCTGGCTGGTCGCTCAGCGAGAGTAG
- a CDS encoding type IV toxin-antitoxin system AbiEi family antitoxin domain-containing protein — protein sequence MIRGDYIKILLRSKKTVFSIKDIALLWGDPGTNAARARLKYYVQAGDLHRIRQGLYAKDRDYDRLELASRIFTPSYVSFETVLAKAGVTFQFYNRIFVATYLTREIVCDGQTYQFRKVKDVILSNSVGVDNVGERSIATPERAMLDTLYVNTDYHFDNLTPLNWEKVFELLPLYDNKRMAKQVNALHKHFRAESNRL from the coding sequence ATGATAAGAGGCGATTACATCAAAATTCTGCTCCGGTCGAAAAAGACCGTCTTTTCGATTAAGGACATCGCTTTGCTATGGGGCGACCCGGGCACCAATGCAGCAAGAGCAAGGCTCAAGTACTACGTCCAGGCGGGTGACCTGCACAGAATTCGACAAGGTCTCTATGCTAAAGACCGAGACTACGACCGTTTGGAGCTGGCGAGCCGCATTTTCACGCCGTCGTACGTCAGCTTCGAAACCGTCCTTGCGAAAGCCGGTGTCACATTCCAATTCTACAACCGCATCTTCGTGGCGACCTACTTAACCCGCGAGATCGTCTGCGACGGGCAGACTTATCAATTCAGGAAGGTAAAGGATGTAATCCTGTCTAATTCTGTAGGTGTGGACAATGTTGGTGAGCGCTCGATCGCAACACCGGAGAGGGCCATGCTTGACACGCTCTATGTGAACACCGACTACCATTTCGACAACCTCACTCCGCTTAACTGGGAAAAGGTCTTCGAGCTTTTGCCTCTGTATGACAACAAGCGCATGGCAAAACAAGTGAATGCCTTGCATAAGCACTTTAGAGCCGAAAGTAACCGTTTATGA
- a CDS encoding GIY-YIG nuclease family protein: MPFLQQQPGLFARANIEALNSNQIGVYGLFRQGVWVYVGKGDIRQRLLDHLNGDNPCITRENPTHWVAEVTSGDPSIRERELITELQPVCNKRVG; encoded by the coding sequence ATGCCATTTCTACAACAACAGCCCGGACTTTTCGCAAGGGCGAATATCGAAGCCCTCAACTCCAACCAGATCGGCGTCTATGGCCTTTTCCGACAAGGTGTGTGGGTATACGTGGGCAAAGGGGACATTCGCCAAAGATTACTCGATCACCTGAACGGTGACAATCCCTGCATCACCCGTGAAAATCCGACGCACTGGGTGGCCGAAGTAACAAGTGGTGACCCAAGTATCCGGGAACGCGAACTGATTACTGAACTCCAGCCAGTCTGCAATAAGCGAGTCGGATAG